One genomic region from Falco rusticolus isolate bFalRus1 chromosome 19, bFalRus1.pri, whole genome shotgun sequence encodes:
- the LOC119159328 gene encoding feather keratin 4-like produces MSCYERCPPTSCGPTPLANSCNEPCVRQCQDSRVVIQPSPVVVTLPGPILSSFPQNTAVGSSASAAVGSALSAGGVPISSGSSLGFGSFGYPGLGSGYSRPYRRYNTYRSGF; encoded by the coding sequence ATGTCCTGCTATGAGCGGTGTCCACCCACCTCCTGTGGCCCAACCCCGCTTGCCAACAGCTGCAACGAGCCCTGCgtcaggcagtgccaggactcCCGCGTGGTGATCCAGCCCTCTCCCGTGGTGGTGACCCTGCCCGgacccatcctcagctccttcccccagaaCACCGCCGTGGGATCCTCAGCATCTGCAGCTGTTGGGAGCGCTCTCAGTGCTGGAGGGGTCCCCATCTCCTCCGGCAGCTCCTTGGGGTTTGGGAGCTTTGGCTATCCAGGCCTGGGCAGTGGGTACAGCCGACCCTACCGTCGCTACAACACCTACCGCAGTGGCTTCTAG
- the LOC119159329 gene encoding feather keratin 4: protein MSCYDLCPPTSCGPTPLANSCNEPCVRQCQDSTVVIQPSPVVVTLPGPILSSFPQNTAVGSSASAAVGSALSAGGVPISSGSSLGFGSFGYPGLGSGYSRPYRRYNTYRSGF, encoded by the coding sequence ATGTCCTGCTACGACCTGTGTCCACCCACCTCCTGTGGCCCAACCCCGCTTGCCAACAGCTGCAACGAGCCCTGCgtcaggcagtgccaggactcAACGGTGGTGATCCAGCCCTCTCCCGTGGTGGTGACCCTGCCCGgacccatcctcagctccttcccccagaaCACCGCCGTGGGATCCTCAGCATCTGCAGCTGTCGGGAGCGCTCTCAGTGCTGGAGGGGTCCCCATCTCCTCCGGCAGCTCCTTGGGGTTTGGGAGCTTTGGCTATCCAGGCCTGGGCAGTGGGTACAGCCGACCCTACCGTCGCTACAACACCTACCGCAGTGGCTTCTAG
- the LOC119159331 gene encoding feather keratin 4-like yields MSCYDLCPPTSCGPTPLANSCNEPCVRQCQDSRVVIQPSPVVVTLPGPILSSFPQNTAVGSSTSAAVGSILSEEGVPISSGSSLGFGSFGSGYSRPYRRYNTYHSGF; encoded by the coding sequence ATGTCTTGCTACGACCTGTGTCCACCCACCTCCTGTGGCCCAACCCCGCTTGCCAACAGCTGCAACGAGCCCTGCgtcaggcagtgccaggactcCCGCGTGGTGATCCAGCCCTCTCCCGTGGTGGTGACCCTGCCCGgacccatcctcagctccttcccccagaaCACCGCCGTGGGATCCAGCACCTCcgctgctgtgggcagcatccTGAGTGAGGAGGGAGTGCCCATCTCCTCCGGCAGCTCCTTGGGGTTTGGGAGCTTTGGCAGTGGGTACAGTCGACCCTACCGTCGCTATAACACCTACCACAGTGGCTTCTAG